One part of the Synergistota bacterium genome encodes these proteins:
- a CDS encoding TRAP transporter small permease subunit, giving the protein MGVLSSSIEKLVRICGKGGAWLVIPLNMVVLYEVFIRYVLNKPTDWVYDTAWMLFSALFLLGGGWVLQEGRHVRIDIILNALPERFRLIWEIIFFSIMLIPVMLILTWKGIEYATYAWSTGERLSTTTWGFPSGPVKTMIPLGFGLVFLQGILELIKNVKKLKQKEV; this is encoded by the coding sequence ATGGGGGTACTATCTAGTTCTATAGAAAAGCTAGTAAGGATTTGTGGTAAAGGAGGAGCATGGTTAGTAATTCCATTAAATATGGTTGTTCTTTATGAGGTTTTTATAAGGTATGTTTTAAATAAGCCTACCGATTGGGTTTATGATACCGCTTGGATGCTTTTTAGCGCCCTTTTTCTTTTAGGTGGTGGTTGGGTTCTTCAAGAGGGGAGACACGTTAGAATTGATATTATACTTAACGCTTTGCCTGAAAGGTTTAGGTTAATATGGGAGATAATATTTTTCTCGATTATGCTTATACCGGTTATGTTAATTCTTACCTGGAAAGGAATAGAATATGCAACTTATGCATGGAGCACAGGGGAGAGACTTTCGACGACCACATGGGGCTTTCCTTCTGGACCTGTTAAAACAATGATACCTCTTGGGTTCGGTTTAGTTTTCCTCCAGGGCATTTTAGAGCTTATTAAGAACGTTAAGAAGCTCAAACAAAAGGAGGTTTAA
- the dctP gene encoding TRAP transporter substrate-binding protein DctP, translated as MWRRAAVVRFVFCLVLVLLLSSFALAQTKTLVGASCFPLKSPLGKYGIVSWAEKVDAMSGGRLKVRLHEPGEIVPATEVLDAVRKGVVDVGMNTPAWQKGEFPAGDLFYTLPGGVFDFHDLFVWMYSGEGIKLQNEMYKGAIVAFPLGLTPPEEIWSTKPIKSLEDIKGLKIRAAGLSMELFKALGASVVLLPAGEVIPALRRGLIDATEFAYPSMDYALGLHEVAKYLFNPPIHMSSNIFQLIINPKVWEALSPDLKEIIKNAAVAATIEGYAQAWVESMEAFEKIKQAGVQMTKLSPEDQKKAREIAFKILEDKAKEDEFFRKVWESQKKFLQKIRPFYEFSKFDI; from the coding sequence ATGTGGAGAAGGGCGGCGGTTGTGAGGTTTGTATTTTGTTTGGTTCTTGTGCTCCTTCTTTCTAGTTTTGCTTTAGCTCAAACTAAAACGTTAGTAGGTGCCAGCTGTTTTCCTCTTAAGTCTCCATTAGGTAAGTATGGAATAGTTTCATGGGCTGAAAAGGTAGATGCAATGAGCGGTGGTAGATTGAAGGTAAGGCTTCACGAACCTGGCGAGATCGTTCCGGCGACTGAGGTTCTAGATGCGGTAAGGAAAGGAGTAGTGGATGTGGGGATGAATACGCCAGCTTGGCAGAAGGGAGAGTTCCCCGCAGGTGATCTTTTCTATACTCTTCCTGGAGGCGTATTCGATTTTCATGATCTTTTTGTGTGGATGTATAGCGGTGAGGGTATAAAGTTGCAGAATGAGATGTATAAGGGAGCGATTGTAGCGTTTCCATTGGGTTTAACTCCTCCTGAAGAGATCTGGTCCACGAAGCCCATAAAGAGCCTTGAAGATATCAAGGGATTGAAGATAAGAGCTGCTGGTTTAAGCATGGAGCTCTTTAAAGCTCTTGGAGCCTCTGTGGTGCTATTACCTGCAGGAGAGGTGATTCCCGCTTTAAGGAGAGGTCTTATAGATGCTACTGAATTTGCCTATCCTTCGATGGACTATGCATTAGGATTGCATGAGGTTGCGAAGTACCTCTTTAATCCACCTATACATATGAGCTCGAATATCTTCCAGCTCATCATTAATCCAAAGGTTTGGGAGGCTCTTTCCCCGGATCTTAAGGAGATAATAAAGAATGCAGCTGTAGCAGCTACTATAGAGGGTTATGCCCAAGCTTGGGTTGAATCTATGGAGGCTTTTGAGAAGATAAAGCAAGCCGGTGTTCAGATGACAAAGCTTTCTCCTGAGGATCAGAAGAAGGCTAGAGAAATAGCTTTTAAGATACTTGAGGATAAAGCGAAGGAAGACGAGTTCTTTAGGAAGGTTTGGGAATCTCAGAAGAAGTTCCTCCAGAAGATAAGGCCGTTCTACGAGTTTAGTAAGTTTGATATATAG
- a CDS encoding thiamine pyrophosphate-dependent dehydrogenase E1 component subunit alpha yields the protein MVKIRLFDTKAEELFLQGKIPGFIHSYVGEEAVAAGVSANLRPDDYITSTHRGHGHMIAKGADLKLMMAELYGKKTGYCKGKGGSMHIMDFSLGVLGANGVVGGGVPIAVGAGMAIKLIKKTDQVVVCYFGDGASNRGSFHEGLNWASIYRLPVVFVCENNMYASTAYMPETTSVLDISARAVGYSIPGVTVDGNDVLAVYEAAKEAIERARRGEGPTLIEAKTYRLKGHFVGDPELYRTREEVKKFWEKEPIGRFESKLFSEGVLTEEKKREIWTKVEREIEEAIKFAEESELPPPEDALTDLFVDDRGYDY from the coding sequence ATGGTAAAGATAAGGCTCTTTGATACAAAAGCAGAAGAACTATTTCTACAAGGCAAAATTCCCGGCTTCATTCACTCCTATGTAGGAGAAGAAGCAGTAGCAGCAGGGGTCTCAGCTAACTTACGTCCTGATGATTACATAACAAGCACTCATCGAGGCCATGGACACATGATAGCAAAAGGAGCGGATTTAAAGCTAATGATGGCTGAATTATACGGCAAAAAAACCGGCTACTGTAAGGGTAAAGGTGGATCTATGCATATAATGGATTTCTCGCTTGGAGTCCTAGGTGCAAATGGAGTTGTAGGAGGAGGAGTACCTATAGCGGTCGGAGCTGGAATGGCAATTAAGCTTATTAAGAAGACGGACCAAGTTGTCGTTTGCTATTTCGGCGACGGTGCTTCAAACAGAGGAAGCTTTCATGAAGGATTAAACTGGGCATCAATCTATAGATTACCTGTGGTATTCGTTTGCGAAAACAATATGTATGCCTCAACAGCTTACATGCCAGAAACTACTTCAGTTTTAGATATCTCAGCAAGAGCAGTGGGATACAGTATACCTGGTGTTACAGTTGATGGAAACGATGTCCTTGCAGTATACGAAGCAGCAAAGGAAGCCATTGAGAGAGCAAGAAGAGGTGAGGGACCTACCTTAATAGAGGCAAAAACTTACAGATTAAAGGGGCACTTCGTTGGAGATCCCGAGCTATATAGAACAAGGGAAGAGGTTAAAAAGTTCTGGGAAAAGGAACCTATAGGAAGATTTGAAAGCAAACTCTTTAGCGAGGGGGTTCTAACCGAAGAAAAGAAGAGGGAGATATGGACTAAAGTGGAAAGGGAAATTGAAGAAGCTATAAAGTTCGCAGAGGAAAGTGAACTTCCTCCACCTGAAGATGCACTAACGGATCTATTCGTAGATGATAGAGGCTATGATTACTAG
- a CDS encoding alpha-ketoacid dehydrogenase subunit beta has protein sequence MREITFAEAICEAIREEMERDPTIFTYGEDIAKQGGIFGTYKCILGKFKDRIIDTPISEEVIYGSAVGAALAGARPVVEFHFADFIFTGMCSVVNQIMKIRYMSGGQGKLPIILRGPDGVARAAAAHHSQSIETIFMHIPGIKVVIPSTPYDAKGLMKTALRSDDPVIFFEHKRLYKTKGLVPEEEYFIPFGKADIKREGKDVTVIATSRMVLEALEAAKELEKEGIDIEVIDLRTLVPWDKETVINSVKKTHKVIIAHETWRRAGWGAEIAATIYEEAFEYLDAPIKRIGAKNVPHPFSPPLEDAVIPHKDDIIRAAKEISNL, from the coding sequence ATGAGAGAGATAACGTTCGCTGAGGCTATTTGTGAGGCAATCCGAGAGGAAATGGAGAGAGACCCCACCATATTCACATATGGTGAAGACATAGCTAAGCAAGGAGGCATATTTGGAACCTATAAATGTATACTAGGAAAGTTTAAAGATAGAATAATAGATACACCAATATCTGAAGAAGTGATATACGGATCAGCAGTTGGAGCCGCATTGGCTGGAGCAAGACCTGTTGTTGAGTTTCACTTTGCAGATTTCATATTCACTGGAATGTGCTCTGTAGTTAACCAGATAATGAAGATAAGATATATGTCAGGCGGGCAAGGAAAGCTTCCAATAATACTAAGAGGACCAGACGGCGTAGCAAGGGCAGCAGCAGCACATCATTCCCAGTCTATAGAAACCATCTTTATGCATATCCCTGGAATAAAAGTCGTTATTCCTTCTACACCCTATGACGCAAAGGGTTTAATGAAAACCGCCTTAAGAAGCGATGATCCTGTAATCTTCTTTGAACATAAGAGGCTTTACAAGACAAAAGGGTTAGTTCCTGAAGAAGAGTATTTTATACCGTTTGGCAAAGCTGATATAAAAAGAGAAGGAAAAGATGTAACAGTAATAGCTACTTCAAGAATGGTATTAGAAGCTTTAGAAGCAGCAAAAGAGCTTGAAAAGGAAGGGATAGACATCGAGGTAATAGACCTAAGAACCTTGGTTCCCTGGGATAAAGAAACAGTAATTAACTCTGTTAAAAAGACTCACAAGGTTATTATAGCCCATGAAACATGGAGAAGAGCAGGTTGGGGAGCAGAGATAGCAGCCACGATATATGAGGAAGCTTTTGAGTATTTAGATGCTCCTATAAAGAGAATAGGAGCAAAGAATGTCCCGCATCCGTTTTCTCCCCCCCTCGAGGATGCGGTTATTCCCCACAAAGATGATATAATAAGGGCGGCAAAAGAGATTTCAAATCTTTAA
- a CDS encoding 2-oxo acid dehydrogenase subunit E2 yields MYELLMPKFGLTMEEGKVERWLKKEGENIKRGEAIVEISSEKITNVVESPIDGILAKILVKEGETAKVGTPIAIIALSREEYESLSSQTESGKVATEEEINASPLAKRIAREKGIDLKLVKGSGEGGRITKEDVLKFIESMEKKTEAPTYKEIPLTSIRKTIAERLSKSFHTAVPVTETMEIDVTELLREFKKRKESSNVKISLTAVFVKLLSNLIPEFPQFNAHFDGEKLKVFENINIGVAFDTPEGLLVPVIKNVNKKTLEDIAKELSEIAEKIESKKYTLDDITGSTFTISNLGMLEIDIFTPIINPPEVAILGIGKIRKVPEINEDGIRFREKIWFSLTFDHRVIDGAPAARFLKRLAELCKEPKL; encoded by the coding sequence ATGTATGAGCTCTTAATGCCTAAGTTCGGACTAACAATGGAAGAAGGAAAAGTAGAACGATGGTTAAAAAAAGAAGGTGAAAATATTAAAAGGGGAGAAGCTATTGTTGAGATATCATCAGAAAAAATAACTAATGTAGTAGAAAGCCCTATTGATGGTATACTGGCTAAAATCCTTGTAAAAGAAGGAGAAACTGCTAAGGTTGGAACTCCTATCGCCATAATAGCTCTATCAAGGGAAGAGTATGAAAGCTTAAGTTCACAAACTGAATCAGGAAAGGTAGCAACCGAGGAGGAAATAAACGCTTCACCCTTAGCTAAGAGAATAGCAAGAGAGAAGGGAATAGACCTAAAGCTAGTAAAAGGAAGCGGTGAGGGGGGAAGAATCACAAAAGAGGACGTGCTTAAGTTTATAGAGTCTATGGAGAAAAAGACGGAAGCCCCAACCTATAAAGAAATCCCTCTAACCTCTATAAGGAAAACCATAGCTGAAAGGCTTTCTAAATCTTTCCACACAGCAGTTCCCGTAACCGAAACCATGGAAATAGATGTAACTGAACTACTCAGAGAGTTTAAAAAACGAAAAGAATCCTCAAATGTTAAAATAAGCTTAACCGCAGTATTCGTGAAGCTACTGAGCAATTTAATTCCTGAGTTTCCTCAATTTAATGCGCACTTCGATGGAGAAAAGCTTAAAGTCTTTGAAAACATTAATATAGGAGTAGCCTTTGATACGCCCGAGGGACTTTTAGTTCCAGTTATAAAAAACGTTAATAAAAAGACCCTCGAAGATATAGCAAAAGAGCTTTCTGAAATAGCAGAAAAAATAGAAAGTAAGAAATATACCTTGGATGACATAACAGGATCCACCTTTACGATATCTAACCTTGGAATGCTAGAAATAGATATATTCACACCCATTATAAACCCACCAGAGGTAGCGATACTTGGAATAGGGAAAATAAGAAAGGTCCCGGAAATTAATGAAGATGGTATAAGGTTTAGAGAAAAAATATGGTTTTCTTTAACCTTTGACCATAGAGTAATAGATGGAGCACCTGCAGCAAGATTCTTAAAGAGACTCGCGGAGCTCTGCAAAGAACCAAAGCTATAG
- a CDS encoding branched-chain amino acid ABC transporter permease: MGYLYTVLTTLMINSIAVLGLNIILGYAGQISLGHAAFMGIGAYASALLSTKAGFPFWFSFPLAVLISAVIGFLLGLPSLRVRDDFLAITTIGINFIVQAIFLYVPFFGAALGIGGIPKPRIGEFVFRGGYYSLIVLIVLLVGIILSFKFYRSWAGLASETIREDELAANVIGINPVRFKLMAFVLGSAYAGASGALYAHFMGFISSDDFSFPLSVTFLSMLVFGGVGTIKGSIIGAFFLGALPEILRPLAQYRLLFYGFLLLLMLRFCPGGLASLIRLRK, from the coding sequence GTGGGTTATCTTTACACTGTCTTAACCACTCTTATGATAAACTCTATAGCTGTTTTAGGCTTAAATATAATCTTAGGATATGCTGGGCAGATCTCTCTGGGGCATGCTGCCTTTATGGGTATAGGGGCTTATGCTTCCGCTCTTCTTTCTACTAAAGCTGGGTTTCCCTTTTGGTTTTCTTTTCCCCTTGCGGTTTTAATCTCTGCTGTTATAGGTTTTCTTTTGGGACTTCCAAGTTTGAGAGTTAGGGATGACTTCCTTGCGATAACTACCATAGGCATAAACTTTATAGTTCAGGCTATTTTTCTTTATGTTCCATTTTTTGGAGCTGCTTTAGGCATTGGAGGTATTCCTAAGCCTCGAATTGGAGAGTTTGTGTTTAGGGGAGGGTATTACTCACTAATAGTACTGATAGTGCTTTTAGTTGGTATTATTTTATCCTTTAAGTTTTATAGATCTTGGGCTGGGCTTGCCTCAGAGACTATAAGGGAAGATGAACTTGCTGCTAATGTGATTGGGATAAATCCTGTGAGGTTTAAGCTCATGGCATTCGTTTTGGGTAGCGCTTATGCTGGTGCTTCAGGGGCTCTTTATGCTCATTTTATGGGATTCATAAGCTCTGATGACTTTAGCTTTCCTCTTTCTGTTACCTTTCTCTCCATGCTCGTTTTTGGTGGTGTAGGCACGATAAAGGGAAGCATTATAGGTGCTTTCTTTCTGGGAGCTCTTCCAGAAATATTGAGACCGCTTGCGCAATATAGGTTGCTCTTTTATGGTTTTCTCTTGCTTTTAATGTTAAGGTTTTGCCCAGGAGGCTTAGCCAGTCTTATTAGATTAAGGAAATAG
- a CDS encoding branched-chain amino acid ABC transporter permease, producing the protein MLWQQIANGISIGSIYALITMGLAMVYGILRILHVAHAGIYTIGAYIGLYLFNLTESFLISSIFSMALCAVIGVAIQRFVYYPLLRFPPFVPLIAGIAMFLSIGEICRLIAGPYPLSFPVVIRLPSINVAGVSIAPIQVLIFSVTAVILLFQWFLTSKTSFGLMMRATSQDMEMAEASGVDSKKVVALTFALGSAFAAIAGILVGINYNQVYPSMGDMPAYKSLALIVVGGLSSVPGAVIASLLLGMAETLLIGYAEIPLPRDALAFIAMIVVILLKPQGLLGRRG; encoded by the coding sequence TTGCTCTGGCAGCAAATAGCTAATGGTATTTCTATAGGTAGTATATATGCTTTAATAACTATGGGGTTAGCTATGGTTTATGGTATATTAAGGATACTTCATGTTGCTCATGCTGGTATTTACACTATAGGTGCCTATATTGGGCTTTACCTTTTTAATCTAACCGAGAGTTTCTTGATTTCATCTATTTTTTCAATGGCTCTTTGCGCTGTTATAGGGGTAGCCATTCAAAGATTCGTTTACTATCCTCTTCTTAGGTTTCCTCCATTCGTACCGTTAATAGCTGGAATAGCGATGTTTCTATCCATAGGAGAGATATGTAGGTTAATAGCTGGTCCATACCCTCTTTCTTTCCCTGTGGTTATACGCCTTCCCTCGATTAACGTGGCTGGAGTATCTATAGCTCCGATTCAGGTGCTTATATTTTCGGTTACGGCAGTTATACTTCTTTTTCAGTGGTTTTTAACTTCCAAGACTAGTTTTGGTTTAATGATGCGAGCTACAAGTCAAGATATGGAGATGGCTGAGGCAAGCGGAGTAGATTCTAAAAAGGTTGTCGCCTTAACCTTTGCCTTGGGATCTGCTTTCGCTGCTATAGCTGGGATACTTGTAGGGATTAATTACAATCAGGTCTATCCAAGTATGGGTGATATGCCAGCTTATAAATCCCTGGCTCTGATAGTCGTTGGGGGTTTGAGTAGCGTTCCAGGAGCTGTGATTGCTTCTCTTCTTTTAGGTATGGCAGAAACTCTTCTTATTGGTTATGCTGAAATTCCTCTTCCAAGGGATGCTTTAGCATTTATAGCAATGATAGTGGTTATTTTGCTTAAGCCTCAAGGCTTGCTTGGGAGGAGGGGATAG
- a CDS encoding DMT family transporter, translating to MVYSDSLKGYVFVFLAAFFWANIAILGRILFKAGMSPYEVVFWRALLACLIVGAYLYLSKKGFLRGIKKGDFFYLALLGSIGVGFNYLGFIASIKYIKIATALLILYTFPSLVVVLGRIFLGERITRVKLLSLFLSMIGLVIILGGDIVFSPEGYFWALISAIGNASYALIGRKFSGKIESLKTLFWGFLFGAIFLFVVLLIAEGKVRIPTEAEFGYLLILSFFCTFLPYMFFLFSFKYLEAGKASIGALSEIPMTTFLAFLFFSEKLSLSHFLSGGLIVFSILLLIKRGG from the coding sequence ATGGTTTATTCTGATAGTTTGAAAGGGTATGTTTTTGTTTTCCTAGCTGCGTTTTTCTGGGCTAATATAGCTATATTAGGAAGGATCCTTTTCAAGGCAGGAATGTCACCTTATGAGGTGGTTTTTTGGAGAGCCTTGTTAGCCTGTCTTATAGTTGGGGCTTATCTTTATCTTTCGAAAAAAGGCTTTCTTCGTGGTATAAAGAAAGGTGATTTCTTCTATCTTGCGCTTCTTGGCAGTATAGGAGTAGGGTTCAATTACTTGGGTTTTATTGCTTCTATAAAATATATTAAGATAGCTACTGCGCTTTTAATCCTCTATACGTTTCCCTCATTGGTAGTGGTTTTAGGGAGGATCTTTTTAGGGGAAAGGATAACTAGGGTAAAGCTCTTATCTCTTTTTCTGTCCATGATAGGTTTGGTAATCATCTTGGGAGGGGATATCGTGTTTTCTCCTGAAGGTTACTTTTGGGCCTTGATCTCTGCGATCGGTAATGCCTCTTATGCTTTAATAGGAAGAAAGTTTTCAGGGAAGATCGAAAGCTTAAAGACCCTTTTTTGGGGGTTTCTTTTTGGAGCAATATTTCTCTTTGTTGTCTTACTTATAGCTGAGGGTAAGGTGAGAATTCCCACAGAGGCTGAATTCGGTTATCTTCTCATTTTAAGCTTCTTTTGTACCTTTTTACCTTATATGTTTTTCCTCTTTTCTTTTAAATATCTTGAAGCTGGTAAGGCAAGCATTGGCGCGCTTTCTGAAATCCCCATGACAACTTTTCTTGCTTTTTTATTTTTTTCTGAGAAGCTTAGCCTGTCTCATTTCCTTAGCGGTGGTTTAATAGTTTTTTCGATACTTCTTCTTATAAAGAGAGGGGGGTAG
- the hutH gene encoding histidine ammonia-lyase, giving the protein MKEVVIDGENLRIEDFVKVAKYGWKVRIASGVKEKVDKSRRVVEEAISSKKIIYGITTGFGDLAKVAIPTDKIKELQRNLVRSHACGVGDPFPPSIVKGAMLLRLNALAKGYSGVRYEILEFLAEMINRDICPYVPMKGSVGASGDLAPLAHIALAMMGEGNVFYKGKLLPASLAFKEELLPPIVFDAKEGLALINGTSMMASVGGFALYEASKILKLADVSLSLSIEALKGIPDAFDLRIHRLRPHPGQEACASNVLKLIEGSEIIYLSPRERTQDAYSIRCAPQVHGAARDALSFLRGILEREFNSVTDNPLVFPEDKEILSGGNFHGEPLAIGMDLLSIALSEVANISERRVARLVDGHLSNLPDFLIFSKGLNSGFMIPQYVAAALVSENKVLAHPAAVDSIPTSANQEDHVSMGMNSGLKLLNIIDNVYKVLAIEMLVACQGIDFRSPLKPGKGTIKAYSMIREEVPFLVEDSPLYIDISKVEKILKGDLFLEEVEGAVNGLF; this is encoded by the coding sequence ATGAAAGAAGTTGTGATAGATGGAGAAAACCTTCGGATTGAGGATTTTGTTAAAGTTGCTAAATATGGTTGGAAAGTAAGAATAGCTTCGGGTGTTAAGGAAAAGGTGGACAAGTCAAGAAGGGTAGTTGAGGAGGCAATATCTTCTAAGAAGATCATTTATGGAATAACTACGGGTTTTGGAGATCTCGCTAAGGTAGCCATACCTACTGATAAAATCAAGGAATTACAGAGGAATCTTGTAAGAAGTCATGCCTGTGGAGTTGGAGATCCATTTCCCCCTTCCATAGTTAAAGGAGCTATGCTTTTAAGGCTTAATGCTTTAGCCAAAGGGTATTCTGGTGTTAGATACGAAATTCTTGAATTTTTGGCGGAGATGATAAATAGAGATATCTGTCCATATGTTCCTATGAAAGGTTCAGTTGGCGCTAGTGGAGATTTAGCCCCTCTTGCTCATATAGCTTTAGCGATGATGGGAGAAGGGAATGTCTTCTATAAAGGGAAACTACTTCCTGCATCTTTAGCCTTTAAGGAGGAGCTCTTGCCTCCGATAGTTTTTGATGCGAAGGAAGGCTTAGCCTTAATAAATGGGACTTCAATGATGGCTTCGGTGGGTGGTTTTGCTCTTTATGAGGCTTCAAAGATCCTTAAGCTTGCTGATGTTTCTCTTTCATTGAGCATAGAAGCTTTAAAGGGTATTCCAGACGCTTTTGACTTGAGGATTCATCGACTTCGTCCTCATCCAGGGCAAGAGGCCTGTGCCTCTAACGTTTTAAAGCTTATTGAGGGAAGTGAAATAATTTATCTTTCACCTAGGGAGAGGACTCAGGATGCTTATTCTATAAGATGTGCTCCTCAAGTTCATGGGGCTGCAAGGGATGCGCTATCTTTTTTAAGAGGAATTTTAGAGAGAGAGTTTAACTCTGTTACTGATAACCCCCTTGTTTTTCCCGAGGATAAGGAGATACTTTCTGGAGGTAACTTTCATGGAGAGCCATTAGCTATAGGTATGGATCTGCTTTCTATAGCTTTATCTGAGGTAGCTAACATTTCAGAGCGAAGGGTAGCAAGATTAGTTGATGGGCATTTAAGTAACCTGCCGGACTTTCTGATTTTCTCTAAGGGATTGAACTCTGGATTCATGATTCCTCAATATGTAGCTGCAGCCCTGGTGTCTGAGAATAAAGTCTTGGCTCATCCGGCGGCTGTGGATTCTATTCCTACTTCTGCCAATCAAGAGGATCATGTAAGTATGGGTATGAATTCGGGTTTAAAGCTTCTTAATATTATTGACAATGTATATAAAGTCTTGGCTATTGAAATGCTTGTAGCTTGTCAGGGTATAGATTTTAGAAGCCCTTTAAAGCCTGGAAAAGGCACAATTAAGGCCTATTCTATGATAAGGGAAGAAGTACCGTTTCTTGTGGAAGATTCTCCCCTATATATAGATATATCAAAGGTTGAAAAGATCTTGAAGGGGGATCTTTTTTTGGAGGAAGTGGAGGGCGCTGTAAATGGTTTATTCTGA
- the amrS gene encoding AmmeMemoRadiSam system radical SAM enzyme: MIPKEALFYEALQEKRVKCLLCPHNCVIPDGALGLCRARENKGGKLFTRIYGECAAINMDPIEKKPLYHFYPGTKILSIGTLYCNFSCKFCQNWHLVRGEVRTEYVPPDRIVEAAIAYKSIGIAYTYNEPTIWYEFVYDTAKLAKERGLKNVLVTNGFIEEAPLRELLPFIDAMNIDLKASNDDFYKRLCGGRLDPVLRTIKLANSSCLVEVTNLLVTGENDSDEDIKLVVNLVYEIDPLIPLHFSRYFPQYKMSNPPTPLSRLYRAYEIARSKMPYVYLGNIWEEKYETTYCLSCGKPVLKRSGYSIIEINLEGKRCVFCGAENRFIL; the protein is encoded by the coding sequence GTGATACCTAAGGAAGCGCTTTTTTATGAAGCTCTCCAGGAAAAGAGGGTAAAATGCCTTTTGTGTCCTCATAACTGTGTAATTCCTGATGGAGCTTTAGGATTATGTAGAGCTAGGGAAAATAAAGGAGGAAAGCTTTTTACAAGGATATACGGTGAGTGTGCGGCTATAAATATGGACCCTATTGAGAAAAAGCCCCTTTATCATTTTTATCCTGGTACCAAGATTCTGTCTATAGGAACGCTTTACTGTAATTTCTCCTGTAAGTTTTGCCAAAACTGGCATCTTGTTCGAGGAGAGGTGAGAACTGAGTATGTACCTCCTGATAGAATAGTTGAAGCGGCTATAGCTTATAAGAGTATTGGTATAGCTTATACTTATAACGAGCCAACGATCTGGTATGAATTCGTCTATGATACAGCTAAGCTTGCTAAAGAGAGAGGGCTTAAAAATGTTCTTGTTACCAATGGCTTTATAGAAGAGGCTCCCTTAAGGGAACTTCTTCCTTTCATAGATGCTATGAATATAGATCTTAAAGCTTCAAATGATGATTTTTATAAGCGTTTATGCGGAGGAAGGCTTGATCCGGTCTTAAGGACGATAAAGCTGGCGAATTCCTCATGTCTCGTTGAGGTTACCAATCTCCTTGTTACAGGTGAAAACGACTCTGATGAGGATATTAAGCTGGTGGTGAATCTAGTTTATGAGATAGATCCTCTAATTCCTCTTCACTTTTCAAGGTATTTCCCACAATATAAAATGTCTAATCCTCCGACGCCACTTTCAAGACTTTATAGGGCCTATGAGATAGCAAGAAGTAAGATGCCTTATGTTTACTTAGGCAATATCTGGGAGGAAAAATATGAAACTACTTATTGCTTAAGTTGTGGTAAGCCTGTTTTGAAAAGAAGCGGCTATAGCATTATTGAGATAAATCTTGAGGGGAAAAGGTGTGTCTTTTGTGGAGCTGAGAATAGATTCATCCTTTGA